In Sagittula stellata E-37, a single genomic region encodes these proteins:
- a CDS encoding GntR family transcriptional regulator has translation MTSDTDDRPRAAPKKRGILREKAFEDLKSAILSGTLQRGERLSEARLMTDLGIGRTPLREALNRLEREGLVVSQPNSGYSVSNLDIDAVCQLLVVREGLDAMAAEIACETATAEDLSELAGVMADIDALDACHSEEPKVLARDLELGIKVHEVILAATRNEPLIEITQRVYDQLRLALWVEVRWVNQWTRAVAEHRAIVDAMLARDTPRAVEAARAHIRVSRANMLTIRDIAKARREAGAKRAARQD, from the coding sequence ATGACAAGCGACACCGACGACCGGCCCCGCGCCGCCCCGAAGAAGCGCGGCATCCTGCGCGAGAAGGCGTTCGAAGATCTGAAGTCCGCGATCCTGAGCGGCACGTTGCAGCGTGGCGAAAGACTGTCGGAGGCCCGTCTGATGACCGATCTGGGGATTGGCCGCACGCCGCTCCGCGAGGCGTTGAACCGGCTGGAACGCGAGGGACTTGTCGTCAGCCAGCCCAACAGCGGATATTCGGTATCCAATCTCGACATCGACGCGGTCTGTCAGTTGCTTGTGGTGCGCGAGGGGCTGGACGCGATGGCCGCCGAGATCGCCTGCGAGACCGCCACCGCGGAAGACCTGTCCGAATTGGCAGGCGTCATGGCCGACATCGACGCGCTTGACGCCTGCCACTCCGAGGAACCCAAAGTGCTGGCGCGGGATCTGGAACTGGGCATCAAGGTGCACGAGGTGATCCTGGCGGCAACCCGCAATGAACCGCTGATCGAGATCACGCAGCGTGTTTACGACCAGCTGCGTCTTGCCCTCTGGGTCGAGGTGCGCTGGGTCAACCAGTGGACAAGGGCGGTCGCCGAACACAGGGCGATCGTCGACGCCATGTTGGCGCGGGACACACCCCGGGCGGTCGAGGCTGCCCGCGCGCACATTCGCGTATCGCGCGCCAATATGCTGACGATCCGCGACATCGCCAAGGCACGCCGCGAAGCTGGGGCGAAAAGAGCGGCACGACAAGATTGA